Below is a genomic region from Marinobacter salarius.
TGGTTTCCGCCCAAAGGCGCTGCAGATCCGTCCGCGGTCGGGATATAACCGACTGCCCCTCAAAGGTATAGCGAATGTGGTCGTCCTGGTTGACGGTACCGATCACCGAGGTGTGGTCACCAAGACCCGCTGCCGAGAACTGCTGCAGTACAAACCCGGTATCCTCCCGACGAACCTGGATCACAGCGCCAAGCTCCTCGTTAAAGAGCTCACGAGGGAACTGGGACGCATCTTCCGCAAGACCATCCAGCTTGATGTCTATACCGGTGTGCCCGGCAAAGCTCATCTCAGCGAGGGTGACGAACAGTCCACCATCCGAACGGTCATGGTACGCCAGCAGCTTGCTGTCTGCGTTCAGGCCCTGGATAACCGCGAAAAACGCTTTGATGTCTTCCGGATCGTCCAGATCTGGTGCTACCGCACCCACCTGCCGGTAGACCTGTGCCAGTGCCGAACCGCCGAGGCGATTCTGTCCCGCCGCAAGGTCGATCAGAATCAGATCCGTATCCCCGGCATCTGTCGCCAACTGAGGGGTCAATGTTCTGTCTACATCCGTCACCGGTGCGAAACCGCTGATGATGAGCGACAACGGGGCCGTAACACTTTTTTGCTCACCGCCATCCTCTTCCCAGACCGTCTTCATGGACATGGAATCCTTGCCCACCGGAATGGTGATACCCAATGCAGGACAAAGCTCCATACCAACCGCACGAACGGTTTCATAAAGGTTCTCATCCTCACCCGGGTGCCCTGCCGCGGCCATCCAGTTGGCGGACAGTCGAATATCCGACAATTTGGCGACAGGGGCGGCCGCCAGGTTAGTAATCACTTCGCCGACTGCCATGCGCCCGGATGCCGGCGCATCGATAACCGCTACCGGTGTGCGCTCACCCATGGCCATGGCTTCGCCTGTTTTCACATCAAAAGACGACGAGGTAACCGCCACATCACTGACAGGCACCTGCCAGGGGCCCGCCATCTGGTCCCGCGCGACAAGCCCGGTAATGGTCCGGTCACCAATGGTGATCAGAAAACTCTTGGAGCCCACGGACGGCAGCCTCAAAACACGGCTTACCGCATCGTTCAGATCAATCTTCGTGGAATCAAAAATAGGCTTGGTGAATGAGGACCGCGACACGCTGCGGTGCATGCGGGGCGGCTTGCCAAACAGCACGTCCATCGGCAAATCAACAGGGCGATCGTCGAAATAGGAATCCCCGAGTTCGAGATGGTGGGCCTCGGAGGCTTCGCCAATCACCGCATAGGGGCAGCGCTCACGGCGGCACAGGGCATCAAACTGTTCAAGATTCTCCGGCGCCACCGCCATCACGTAACGTTCCTGGGATTCGTTACACCAGATTTCCAGCGGTGACATGCCCGGCTCGTCGCTGGGAATGTCACGCAGTTCAAAACGGCCACCACGACCACCGTCCTTGACCAGCTCCGGCATGGCATTGGAAAGGCCGCCGGCCCCTACGTCATGAATAAAGCATATGGGGTTGTCGTCTCCCATTTGCCAGCAACGATCAATCACTTCCTGGCAGCGACGCTCCATTTCCGGGTTATCCCGCTGGACCGAAGCAAAGTCCAAGTTCTCGTTGCTGGATCCGGAATCCATGGACGATGCAGCACCGCCACCCAGACCAATCAACATGGACGGGCCACCAAGGACGATCAACTTGGCACCCACAGGAATATTGCCTTTCTCCACATGGCTCGCCCGGATATTACCCAGGCCGCCGGCGATCATGATGGGCTTGTGATAACCGCGTACCTCTTCGCCACCGGCACCGGGCGCTACTTCCTCGAAGGTCCGGAAATACCCGGCGAGATTGGGGCGGCCGAACTCATTGTTGAAGGCAGCACCACCAATGGGGCCTTCAATCATGATATCCAGGGGCGAGGCAATTCGCTCCGGCTTACCGTAACCAAGTTCCCAGGGCTGCGGATCATTCGGGAGGTTAAGGTTGGATACTGTGAACCCGCTGAGGCCCGCCTTCGGCTTGGAGCCGCGCCCGGTTGCCCCTTCATCACGGATCTCACCACCAGAGCCCGTTGCAGCACCGGCTGCCGGCGCTATCGCAGTGGGGTGGTTGTGGGTTTCCACTTTCATCAGGATATGGATATCTTCCTCATGATAGCGATAAACACCGGTTTCTGGCTCCGGGAAGAAGCGCCCCCCACGACTGCCGGCAATGACCGACGCGTTGTCCTTATAAGCGGAAAGCACGCCCTCACTGTTCATCTCAAAGGTATTGCGAATCATCGCAAACAGGGATTTTTCCTGCCCTTCACCGTCAATATCCCAGGAGGCGTTGAAAATCTTGTGGCGGCAATGTTCTGAGTTGGCCTGCGCGAACATCATCAACTCAACATCGGTGGGGTCACGTTCCAGATCCGAGAAGGACTTAACCAGGTAATCGATCTCATCTTCCGCCAGCGCCAGGCCCAGTGAGCGATTGGCGTCTACCAGTGCCTGACGCCCGCCAGAAAGCACCGGAACACGGTTAAGGGTGCGCGGCTCGTCGGTATGGAACAACAATTCCGCACCGCCCATCTCGTGGAAGACTTTCTGGGTCATGCGGTCGTGAAGCAACGCCGCAATCTTCTCCCGCTGCTCGAGGCTCAGCTTGCGGTTGGCTTTCACGTAATAGGCGATACCCCGCTCAATCCGCCGAATCTGCCGCAGGCCACAGTTGCGGGCGATGTCCGTCGCCTTGCTTGACCAGGGTGAAAGGGTGCCCGGGCGCGGAACCACCAGGAAAAGTACGCCGTCAGGCTCTTCGGCGGAAACACTGGGACCGTAGGTCAGCAGGCGATCAAGTACCGCCTGATCGGATTCGGACAGCGGGAATTCAAGATCCGTGAAGTGCATGAACTCGGCATACACATGTTCCACCGCAGGCACGATGTCCTGGAGGCGAGTATGCAGCTTGCGGGAACGAAAGGGCGAGAGCGCGGGAGCGCCGCGAAGTTCAAGCATGATCAAAACCTGTACGCGCGAGACTGGGAGCCGGGGCAGCATCCTGTGTTCCGTATCGACGGAGTGAAAGGTAAACAGGAAAAGGCCGGCCATCTGAAAGGCCGCAATGATACTTGAAACACGCACCGGGATACAGCGCCAAAAGGTTATAAACCGACCGCTATAATTTACATTGTTTTGCACAGTAACTGAGCAGATTCATTGACCACTCCGGTGTGACCGGGGATCATTACAGATGAGCCAGGGAGGCTCCGTATTGAGTGAACATCGGTTAAACTCCCCAAAGCTGTGCTGGCATGCCACTTGCTGCTTTTTTAGTAACGCAAGAAGTGTGAGCGAGGTAGCAGGGAGTGATCGGACATCAGGGGATATACCGTAACACTCAGCGTCCTGCATCAAGGGAGTTCAGGAATTTGCCTAGAAACCGTCGTCAGCCGTACACGGCCATCGCGAAATACACCTGCCTACTGTCAATAATCCTGACAGTTGCAGGATGCTCAAGGCCAAGCACACTTCAGGAAATCCGTTCTGAGGGAGTGCTTCACGTTATTACCCGGAATGCCCCCTCGGTTTATTTTGAAGGCCGTGACGGCCCCACCGGTTATGACTACGAACTGGCGCGCCTGTTCGCAGAGGATCTGGGCGTTGAACTCAAGGTTCGCGTCGCGAAGGACAACACCAGCGTGCTGTCGATACTTGATCAGGACTACGCCCACATCGGTCTGGCAGGGCTTTCCTCACGCCCTGATTTTCAGCAGCGTTACCAAAAGGTTGCAAACGGCATCGAAGCCGAATCCGTCGTGGTCTATAACCGCGAAGTCGACCGCCCGACCTCCCTGGAAGATCTGGAGGGACAGACTATCCACCTGGTGGCGGACAGCAATCACGAACACCAACTGGAACAGTTCAGTGCCAACAACAGCGGCCTTCAGTGGACCATGCACGCCGGTCTGGACGCCGCTGGCATCCTCTCGCGGGTGGAATCCGGCGAGTTCCCGCTGGCCATCGTGTCTTCCAATGAGCTCGAGTTGAACCATGTGTTCTTCCCGATGGTGAAGAGCGCGTTCAGCCTCGGAGAGCCTGAGCCATTACTGTGGCTCTTTCCCCATGAGCAGGACCAGAGCCTGGCAAATGCCGCCGAGCAGTTTATTCAGGAGCTGCGGGACGACGGCACACTGGCGCATATTTCCGAGCGATTCTACGGTCATCTCGACCGCCTGGACTATGTTGGCGCGCGGACCTTTGTTCATCACGTAGAAAACCGCCTGCCCAAATACGAAAGCCTGTTTCGCGACTACGCCAAGACCTACGAGCTGGACTGGCGACTGCTGGCCGCAATGGGCTACCAGGAGTCCCACTGGCGCCCCAATGCGGTCTCGCCGACCGGTGTTCGCGGCCTGATGATGCTAACGCGGAACACTGCCAGCCATATTGGCATCAACAATCGTCTCGATGCCGAGGAAAGCATCCAGGGTGGCGCAAAATATTTCACCATCGTACATAGCCGGGTCCCTGATCGCATTCCGGAACCGGACCGAACCTGGTTTGCCCTCGCCTCCTACAACGTTGGCTGGGGCCATGTGGAAGATGCCCGCAGGCTGACCGAGGGCGCCGGCAGAAATCCTGACCGCTGGATGGACGTCAAAGAATTCCTGCCACTGCTGGCCCAGAAGGAATGGTATTCCAAAACGCGGTTTGGCTACGCCAGGGGGCATGAACCGGTGATTTACGTTCAGAACATACGCCGCTACTACGATTTCCTGGCCTGGCTGTCGGAGCCAACGAAGGTAGTGGAAACTGAGGAAAAGCCCTGGTTTAAAGAGCTGGAGGGTATGGAAAAGATTGTCGGCCCCGTCGAAGGCAAGGAAAACAACAGCGACATCAGGGCGTCGCTGCCAGAGGAACTCGGTTTCGTTCCACCAACGCTATAGCCTCTGATCAAGCGCGTTTTCCACGTGTTCCGAGGAAAACCCCCGACGGGCAAGAAAGCGAGCCTGACGGGCCTTTTCATCCCAGTCATCGCGAATATCGCTGAGCCCGAATCGTTTTTCCCGAAGCAACGTCGCCCGATCGGACCAGTCCGTGTCATTCATCGCCCTGACGCAGAGCGGCGTCTCCTGGATGCCCCTTTGCTGGAGTTCAGCCTGTATTCTCAACGGTCCATAGCCAAGATCCATTCGCTGCCGGGCGTAGACCTCGGCGAACCGCTCGTCGCTTAACCAACCTTCGGCTTCATAGTCGTCCAGAACCTGTTCAATCACATCCGATTCGATCTTCCTTTGCTTGAGCTTCAGAGCGAGCTCCAAACGGCTGTGTTCCCGTCGGGCGAGCAGACGCAGCGCGGCAGAACGCGCCTTGTGGTCCTGATCTTCCGGATTTGGTGCTTTTCCCATTCAGACTCTTCCCGCAAATGCCGACAAAACGCTAGACTAGCCCCCACCTAATACAGCTGACCATTCAATTCCTTGGATCGATCAGCTGACGTACCCGGCACCCGGAACTCCGGACAACGCCGATGGCTGGTGCCTGCTTACTTTGCCGGCACCGGGAACTGGTTTCAATATCAAAGGACAACCCCATGGCCGCATTCATCCAGAAACTGTTTGGAAATCGCAAGGCAACCGCGACTGCCGTTACCGCTCGCAAGGAAGCCACGAAAGAAGAGGCCGACAGGACCAGCAGG
It encodes:
- the mltF gene encoding membrane-bound lytic murein transglycosylase MltF, which codes for MLHVITRNAPSVYFEGRDGPTGYDYELARLFAEDLGVELKVRVAKDNTSVLSILDQDYAHIGLAGLSSRPDFQQRYQKVANGIEAESVVVYNREVDRPTSLEDLEGQTIHLVADSNHEHQLEQFSANNSGLQWTMHAGLDAAGILSRVESGEFPLAIVSSNELELNHVFFPMVKSAFSLGEPEPLLWLFPHEQDQSLANAAEQFIQELRDDGTLAHISERFYGHLDRLDYVGARTFVHHVENRLPKYESLFRDYAKTYELDWRLLAAMGYQESHWRPNAVSPTGVRGLMMLTRNTASHIGINNRLDAEESIQGGAKYFTIVHSRVPDRIPEPDRTWFALASYNVGWGHVEDARRLTEGAGRNPDRWMDVKEFLPLLAQKEWYSKTRFGYARGHEPVIYVQNIRRYYDFLAWLSEPTKVVETEEKPWFKELEGMEKIVGPVEGKENNSDIRASLPEELGFVPPTL
- the purL gene encoding phosphoribosylformylglycinamidine synthase yields the protein MLELRGAPALSPFRSRKLHTRLQDIVPAVEHVYAEFMHFTDLEFPLSESDQAVLDRLLTYGPSVSAEEPDGVLFLVVPRPGTLSPWSSKATDIARNCGLRQIRRIERGIAYYVKANRKLSLEQREKIAALLHDRMTQKVFHEMGGAELLFHTDEPRTLNRVPVLSGGRQALVDANRSLGLALAEDEIDYLVKSFSDLERDPTDVELMMFAQANSEHCRHKIFNASWDIDGEGQEKSLFAMIRNTFEMNSEGVLSAYKDNASVIAGSRGGRFFPEPETGVYRYHEEDIHILMKVETHNHPTAIAPAAGAATGSGGEIRDEGATGRGSKPKAGLSGFTVSNLNLPNDPQPWELGYGKPERIASPLDIMIEGPIGGAAFNNEFGRPNLAGYFRTFEEVAPGAGGEEVRGYHKPIMIAGGLGNIRASHVEKGNIPVGAKLIVLGGPSMLIGLGGGAASSMDSGSSNENLDFASVQRDNPEMERRCQEVIDRCWQMGDDNPICFIHDVGAGGLSNAMPELVKDGGRGGRFELRDIPSDEPGMSPLEIWCNESQERYVMAVAPENLEQFDALCRRERCPYAVIGEASEAHHLELGDSYFDDRPVDLPMDVLFGKPPRMHRSVSRSSFTKPIFDSTKIDLNDAVSRVLRLPSVGSKSFLITIGDRTITGLVARDQMAGPWQVPVSDVAVTSSSFDVKTGEAMAMGERTPVAVIDAPASGRMAVGEVITNLAAAPVAKLSDIRLSANWMAAAGHPGEDENLYETVRAVGMELCPALGITIPVGKDSMSMKTVWEEDGGEQKSVTAPLSLIISGFAPVTDVDRTLTPQLATDAGDTDLILIDLAAGQNRLGGSALAQVYRQVGAVAPDLDDPEDIKAFFAVIQGLNADSKLLAYHDRSDGGLFVTLAEMSFAGHTGIDIKLDGLAEDASQFPRELFNEELGAVIQVRREDTGFVLQQFSAAGLGDHTSVIGTVNQDDHIRYTFEGQSVISRPRTDLQRLWAETSYRVQSLRDNADCAQEEFDNLLDSSDPGLHAELTFDINDDISAPYINTGARPRVAVLREQGVNGQVEMAAAFDRAGFESVDIHMSDLLSGRVSLEGFNSLVACGGFSYGDVLGAGEGWAKSILFNDRVRDQFAAFFNRQDTLALGVCNGCQMLSNLHELIPGSEGWPRFVRNQSEQFEARLVMAEVPASPSAFMEGMAGSRMPIAVAHGEGKVEFPAGTSADQLSDSELIALRYVDNRGEVTTRYPWNPNGSEAGITGVTTRDGRVTILMPHPERVFRTSQLSWHPADWGEDAPWIRMFRNARRWFS
- a CDS encoding regulatory protein RecX produces the protein MGKAPNPEDQDHKARSAALRLLARREHSRLELALKLKQRKIESDVIEQVLDDYEAEGWLSDERFAEVYARQRMDLGYGPLRIQAELQQRGIQETPLCVRAMNDTDWSDRATLLREKRFGLSDIRDDWDEKARQARFLARRGFSSEHVENALDQRL